In one window of Mobula birostris isolate sMobBir1 chromosome 25, sMobBir1.hap1, whole genome shotgun sequence DNA:
- the supt4h1 gene encoding transcription elongation factor SPT4: protein MAALETVPKDLRHLRACLLCSLVKTIDQFEYDGCDNCDAYLQMKGNREMVYDCTSSSFDGIIAMMSPEDSWVSKWQRISNFKPGIYAVSVTGRLPQGIVRELKSRGVIYKSRDTAIKS, encoded by the exons ATGGCTGCGCTGGAGACGGTGCCGAAGGATCTGAGGCATTTGCGAGCTTGTCTTCTTTGTTCATTGGTTAAG ACCATCGATCAATTTGAGTATGACGGTTGTGATAACTGCGATGCCTATCTGCAAATGAAGGGAAATCGAGAGATGGTGTATGACTGCACCAGTTCTTCTTTTGATGG GATTATAGCAATGATGAGTCCTGAAGACAGCTGGGTGTCTAAGTGGCAGCGAATCA GTAATTTTAAGCCAGGTATCTATGCAGTATCAGTGACTGGACGGTTACCCCAGG GTATTGTGAGGGAACTGAAAAGTCGAGGTGTTATCTACAAATCAAGAGACACTGCTATCAAATCTTAA